In one Desulfoferula mesophila genomic region, the following are encoded:
- a CDS encoding YkgJ family cysteine cluster protein — MNQSGRPDMRSGLQEASSRGLFVILEQLYQELPDTTCARRGACCGLLPPVFTVELAGWLHSLPEVPYKERATQARRLVEHFLGNAAQRRACPWARPDACAIYPQRFLGCRAYGLWSPEAYAVRAAQALRGQQAVAQAWQGLGVTLPPEVLAPAPPYCRQVRPAGGSGVDDTAIESLEERALELSRDLPPSLERLHDFGGDISFAVATLALGQAQALSLKVAVTKALLAGDQAEAQELLAKAGTAARRWAQSF, encoded by the coding sequence ATGAACCAATCGGGGCGCCCGGATATGCGGAGCGGCTTGCAAGAGGCCTCTTCCAGAGGCCTCTTCGTTATTCTGGAGCAACTCTACCAAGAGCTTCCCGACACCACCTGTGCCCGCCGCGGCGCCTGCTGTGGCCTGCTCCCCCCGGTTTTCACCGTTGAATTAGCTGGTTGGCTGCATAGCCTGCCAGAGGTCCCCTATAAGGAACGCGCCACTCAGGCCCGGCGCCTGGTGGAGCATTTCCTGGGCAACGCGGCCCAACGCCGCGCCTGCCCCTGGGCCCGCCCCGATGCCTGCGCCATCTACCCCCAGCGCTTCCTGGGTTGCCGCGCCTATGGCCTGTGGTCGCCCGAGGCCTACGCGGTTCGCGCCGCCCAAGCCCTGCGGGGCCAGCAAGCCGTGGCCCAGGCCTGGCAGGGCCTGGGAGTGACGTTGCCCCCCGAGGTGTTGGCCCCGGCCCCGCCTTATTGCCGGCAGGTGCGACCGGCCGGTGGCTCCGGCGTGGACGATACGGCCATTGAGTCGCTGGAGGAACGGGCCCTGGAGTTGAGCCGTGATCTGCCGCCCAGCCTGGAGCGGCTGCACGATTTCGGCGGGGACATCTCCTTTGCCGTGGCCACCCTGGCCCTGGGCCAGGCCCAGGCCCTGAGCCTCAAGGTGGCGGTGACCAAAGCCCTGCTGGCCGGCGACCAGGCCGAAGCCCAGGAATTGCTGGCCAAGGCCGGCACGGCGGCCCGGCGCTGGGCCCAGTCGTTTTAA
- a CDS encoding flavodoxin family protein, whose product MRAVIINGSARGAKGVTAKLGQALAQGLLRGGAQVDTLYAADMDIAPCTACLSCMHLHPGRCAQRDDMDLVVSFLQQSDLVVWASPVYTDTVSAQLKVVMDRCVCGMQPFLFSDATGMTRHPMVWRMPSKVMLISTCSFPEPVVFAPMIATIRDMAENFGGRCIAEFCVPGSLAIQMEPAVLEPHLALIAQAGEEVAREGRVRPGTLAAIKRPPFSVDRFRELAGRYEDWCRKRQAKAAEKRAKQN is encoded by the coding sequence ATGCGCGCAGTGATAATCAACGGTAGCGCCCGGGGGGCCAAGGGAGTCACCGCCAAGCTGGGCCAGGCCCTGGCCCAGGGCTTGCTGCGGGGGGGAGCCCAGGTGGATACCCTTTACGCGGCGGATATGGACATTGCCCCCTGCACCGCCTGTCTGAGCTGCATGCATCTGCACCCGGGCCGCTGCGCTCAGCGCGACGACATGGACCTGGTGGTGTCTTTTCTGCAGCAATCTGACCTGGTGGTATGGGCCTCGCCGGTGTACACCGACACGGTGAGCGCCCAGCTCAAGGTGGTGATGGACCGCTGCGTGTGCGGCATGCAGCCCTTTTTGTTCAGCGATGCGACCGGCATGACCCGTCATCCCATGGTCTGGCGGATGCCCTCCAAGGTGATGCTCATCTCCACCTGCTCCTTTCCCGAGCCGGTGGTGTTCGCGCCCATGATCGCCACCATCCGCGACATGGCCGAGAACTTCGGCGGCCGATGCATTGCCGAGTTTTGCGTGCCCGGCTCCCTGGCCATCCAGATGGAGCCCGCGGTGCTGGAGCCCCACCTGGCCCTGATCGCCCAGGCGGGGGAAGAGGTGGCCCGGGAGGGCAGGGTGCGGCCCGGCACCTTGGCGGCCATCAAGCGGCCGCCTTTCAGCGTGGACCGCTTCCGTGAGCTGGCCGGGCGCTACGAGGACTGGTGCCGTAAAAGGCAGGCCAAGGCAGCGGAAAAGCGGGCCAAACAAAATTAG
- a CDS encoding sodium:solute symporter family protein, translating into MLTKIVVLTVYFLVVLILGFMAKSRLRDGPSDYFLAGRGLGPFVLVGTMAATNFSAFTVFGASGAGYREGLSFFPIMAFGTGFMALTFWLVGRKVWEWGRTHELVTPAELVEQVYASRPLAGLFALVMVVFTVPYLALQPLAGAKVLGQLFGLPAWAGASLVTVIILAYTLRGGLKAVAWTDVFQGIFMLVLMAGALGLVVSHYGGWGRAFDQVRQAEPALFSRPGPHGVYSPAVWFSFMALWFFCDPMFPQLFQRFYSARSQGSLGRTMALYPLICTVVFALPVALGVLGHLAFPNLAGRESDAIVPLLMTHLAGDLMGTLVLAAGLAALMSTMDSQLLTLSSIFSRDLFPYLRGRKAQSGLVGRVFVVILALAGLAVALLSNTTILQLGLTAFTGLAALFPTVFLGLYLRKPRANAAIVSILAGEVLVLAYHFKLLPTGGFLPAVPVMAVSCAAYLAVQLLSGGLSLPRFSKRGWLALLLFGGIFLAAQDYWAWGRVGGTLAGWPLWAWYFVGLSLLQTCFSAWWLRTSKK; encoded by the coding sequence ATGCTGACAAAAATAGTTGTCCTGACGGTTTATTTCTTGGTGGTGCTCATCCTGGGCTTTATGGCCAAAAGCCGGCTGCGCGACGGCCCCAGCGACTATTTTCTGGCCGGACGGGGTCTGGGGCCTTTCGTGCTGGTGGGCACCATGGCCGCCACCAACTTCAGCGCCTTCACCGTGTTCGGCGCCTCGGGGGCCGGCTACCGCGAGGGGCTCAGCTTTTTTCCCATCATGGCCTTTGGCACCGGCTTCATGGCCCTGACTTTCTGGCTGGTGGGCCGCAAGGTTTGGGAATGGGGCCGCACCCACGAGCTGGTGACCCCGGCCGAACTGGTGGAGCAGGTCTACGCCAGCCGTCCCCTGGCCGGGCTGTTCGCCTTGGTCATGGTGGTGTTCACCGTGCCCTACCTGGCCCTGCAGCCCCTGGCCGGGGCCAAGGTGCTGGGCCAGCTCTTCGGCCTGCCCGCCTGGGCCGGGGCCTCGCTGGTCACGGTCATCATCCTGGCCTACACCCTGCGGGGCGGGCTCAAGGCCGTGGCCTGGACCGACGTGTTCCAGGGGATATTCATGCTGGTGCTCATGGCCGGAGCCCTGGGCCTGGTGGTGTCTCATTACGGTGGATGGGGCCGGGCCTTTGACCAGGTGCGCCAGGCCGAGCCCGCCCTGTTCAGCCGCCCCGGCCCCCACGGGGTCTACAGCCCGGCGGTGTGGTTCAGCTTCATGGCCCTGTGGTTTTTTTGCGACCCCATGTTTCCCCAGCTCTTCCAGCGCTTTTATTCCGCCCGCAGCCAAGGTTCCCTGGGCCGCACCATGGCCCTGTACCCCCTGATCTGCACGGTGGTGTTCGCCTTGCCCGTGGCCCTGGGGGTGTTGGGTCATCTGGCCTTTCCCAATTTGGCCGGGCGCGAGTCCGACGCCATCGTGCCCCTGCTGATGACCCACCTGGCCGGAGACTTAATGGGCACCCTGGTGTTGGCCGCCGGCCTGGCCGCGCTGATGTCCACCATGGACTCCCAGCTCTTGACCCTGAGCTCCATTTTCAGCCGGGACCTGTTCCCTTATCTGCGGGGCCGCAAGGCTCAGAGCGGCCTGGTGGGACGGGTCTTCGTGGTGATCTTGGCCCTGGCCGGGCTGGCCGTGGCCCTGCTGTCCAACACCACCATTCTCCAGCTGGGGCTCACCGCCTTCACCGGCCTGGCCGCCTTGTTCCCCACCGTGTTCCTGGGCCTGTACCTGCGCAAGCCCCGGGCCAACGCGGCCATCGTCTCCATCCTGGCCGGAGAGGTTTTGGTCCTGGCCTATCATTTCAAGCTGCTGCCCACCGGCGGGTTTTTGCCCGCCGTGCCGGTCATGGCCGTGTCATGCGCGGCCTATCTGGCGGTGCAGCTCCTTTCCGGCGGCCTGAGCCTGCCCCGCTTCAGCAAGCGGGGCTGGTTGGCCCTGCTGCTGTTCGGCGGCATCTTTCTGGCGGCCCAGGACTACTGGGCGTGGGGGCGGGTAGGGGGCACCTTGGCCGGATGGCCGCTTTGGGCCTGGTATTTCGTGGGTCTGAGCCTTTTGCAGACCTGCTTCAGCGCGTGGTGGTTGCGAACGTCAAAAAAATGA
- a CDS encoding HEAT repeat domain-containing protein: MANDAQSSPSGGTLRITYGLLAGVLCLVLLWSFPAPDLAVSATQARVSATDDHAKAIPCHLQKKVLDTCNRAVQQGLMAPVGALDRATLIALVGASSDQVRAVAVYTLGEIRCSEATATLIALLGDPDPTMRRVAAHALGKIGGEKVVGPLADLINDRSQPIQVRCTAARALGCIGGRHSAKVLQQVVRHDSGQVQSAAMVALHSEAMIIPAKHPNAVDD; encoded by the coding sequence ATGGCCAATGACGCCCAGAGCAGCCCCAGTGGTGGAACCCTCCGCATTACCTACGGCCTTTTGGCTGGGGTGCTGTGCCTGGTCCTGCTTTGGTCGTTTCCCGCGCCGGACTTGGCGGTGAGCGCCACCCAGGCGAGGGTGAGCGCGACAGATGACCATGCGAAGGCAATACCTTGCCACCTGCAAAAGAAGGTTTTGGATACCTGTAACCGGGCCGTCCAACAAGGGCTTATGGCTCCGGTCGGCGCGCTGGACCGTGCTACCCTGATTGCCCTGGTGGGGGCTTCGAGTGACCAGGTGCGCGCGGTGGCGGTTTACACCTTGGGCGAAATTCGCTGCTCCGAGGCAACAGCCACCCTGATCGCGCTGCTGGGCGATCCCGATCCCACCATGCGCCGAGTGGCCGCCCACGCTCTTGGCAAAATCGGTGGAGAGAAAGTGGTGGGGCCCTTGGCCGATCTGATAAATGATCGCAGCCAGCCGATCCAGGTGCGCTGCACCGCAGCCCGAGCCCTAGGCTGCATTGGGGGCCGGCATTCCGCCAAGGTTCTGCAGCAGGTGGTGCGGCACGACTCGGGCCAAGTACAGTCGGCGGCTATGGTGGCCCTGCACAGTGAGGCCATGATAATTCCCGCAAAACATCCAAATGCGGTTGATGATTGA
- a CDS encoding BTAD domain-containing putative transcriptional regulator: MSMHESYVSIAKYRRPSLPRVLQRQRLLNLLKDNQHKNIWFVTGQAAQGKTTLISSWAEKNTLPIAWLNVGAEDAPLENLFLSLVHSLSIALGRGPDHLLSEAGLGRMPVQDRAQVVFLARLLYENLPPGTSLVLDGLDRLPADASSQELLSALIENLPEEHRIIVLSREIQPYQPELTIKRRAFALGNRDLACTAQEVESLLLLLTGQAPGQNQLEAIYRLSEGWIGGVILCGQILRGMPELGQLDYFQLEVENKVKDEVFQYIARNLFQSETARVRDFLVRCAPLSVLEPSVLAELTGESKPQEILDQLCRRHHFISSSLDNEFGRVYRLHQLFSEFLQRLYREQLSPAEQRDYMLRAGQVMAGRGYWEEALRCYHEAGDHQAAASAIKRLGPELLDQGRLTDLERWIGKIPAPLVTGDPWLLYYQCRTLLWKDFGYVTRALPELKMEFARRKDDRGMLLSLALSLDGHHLALPWSVLEAGVKEAKCFLDQLGPALYPAERVGLLSNIALLYAVRGSAREAVWACEQAELIAAELDNPPLTLGLLIHYIDALNFTGDLQKAEDKGRQLIALSKQSPLGELPAEAFAPLSYLNLLQGNLDLARRYLDFGGEKIARKGLMYLLPVHIIYDTLWSALIGDHERAKICAAKYGAIPPETVTPFLRATSKELLAISHARRYEPQLAWDMADQAVTELDTDLCMAVQHLASSLMVKAMVGRDLGRRTSELEPFARRAHQLYADHGAIQLLHESELFLALLAHDQGLGSPEVKGWLLRAADRRRGKGYGYFMLLRAQEVAELIVLSLAMGAVSQARELMAIMAQRQEPDYRRAAEELLKHPDQRVVDLALECKRSVWRNRAPLLEINVLGGDSVKVGERVLGNGAWGRKQAKLLLMALAVLGPWGLPKERLMEAIWPDSDPESAERTFRVTLHRLRKALEPELNNDLGSSYVLLEGGRISLNRECCRLDVENFRDLLRQAAQARRDGDEEGLLELLGRAADSYAGPLLANEEYLEWCREPREKLTDEYADLLQELMRLQEEAWQVAQAMETAKRLIAAAPWREESYQRLMLIQQRSGRIGEALQTYQQCRRWLKEHMDAEPGWVTESIRQSITDQRD; this comes from the coding sequence ATGAGCATGCATGAATCCTACGTCTCCATTGCCAAATACCGCAGGCCCTCTTTGCCCAGAGTCCTGCAGCGCCAGCGGTTGCTGAACCTGCTGAAGGATAACCAGCATAAAAACATCTGGTTTGTAACCGGCCAGGCGGCCCAGGGCAAGACCACTCTGATATCCTCCTGGGCCGAAAAGAACACCTTACCCATTGCCTGGCTCAATGTTGGCGCCGAGGACGCTCCCCTGGAAAACTTATTCCTGTCTTTGGTGCACAGCCTGTCCATAGCTTTGGGCCGCGGGCCGGACCACCTGCTATCCGAGGCGGGCCTAGGCCGCATGCCGGTGCAGGACCGGGCTCAGGTCGTTTTTCTGGCGCGCCTGCTGTATGAAAACCTGCCTCCGGGAACCAGCCTGGTGCTGGACGGCCTGGATCGGCTGCCAGCAGACGCGTCCTCCCAGGAATTGCTGTCCGCCCTCATCGAGAACTTGCCTGAGGAACACCGGATCATCGTCCTGTCCCGCGAAATCCAGCCCTATCAGCCGGAGCTGACCATCAAGCGCCGGGCCTTCGCCTTGGGCAACCGCGATCTGGCCTGCACCGCCCAAGAAGTGGAATCCCTGTTGTTGCTCCTTACCGGTCAGGCCCCGGGTCAAAACCAGTTGGAGGCAATTTACCGGCTCAGCGAGGGCTGGATCGGGGGAGTGATCCTGTGCGGCCAAATACTGCGGGGGATGCCCGAGCTGGGACAATTGGATTATTTCCAACTGGAGGTGGAAAATAAAGTAAAGGACGAGGTGTTCCAATACATCGCACGCAATCTCTTTCAAAGCGAGACGGCAAGGGTGCGTGATTTTCTCGTGCGTTGCGCCCCGCTGTCGGTGTTGGAACCGAGCGTTTTGGCCGAACTGACCGGAGAGTCCAAGCCCCAGGAGATATTGGATCAACTTTGCCGGCGTCATCATTTCATCAGTTCGTCGCTCGACAACGAGTTCGGCCGGGTCTACCGTCTGCATCAGCTTTTCAGCGAATTTTTGCAAAGGCTCTACCGGGAGCAGTTGTCACCAGCGGAGCAAAGAGATTACATGCTGCGGGCCGGGCAGGTCATGGCCGGGCGCGGATACTGGGAGGAGGCGCTTCGCTGCTACCACGAGGCCGGAGACCACCAAGCCGCCGCCTCGGCCATCAAACGGCTGGGCCCCGAGTTGCTGGACCAGGGCAGGTTGACCGATTTGGAGCGCTGGATCGGCAAAATCCCCGCCCCCTTGGTAACCGGGGACCCCTGGTTGCTTTACTACCAGTGCCGCACCTTGCTATGGAAGGATTTCGGCTATGTGACGCGCGCCCTGCCGGAGTTGAAAATGGAGTTCGCCCGGCGCAAGGACGACCGAGGAATGCTGTTGTCATTGGCCCTTTCCTTGGACGGGCATCACCTCGCCCTTCCCTGGAGCGTGCTCGAGGCCGGCGTCAAGGAGGCCAAGTGCTTTTTGGACCAATTGGGGCCCGCGCTTTACCCGGCGGAACGGGTGGGGCTGTTGAGCAACATCGCCCTGCTGTATGCCGTAAGGGGCAGCGCGCGCGAGGCGGTGTGGGCCTGCGAACAGGCGGAGCTCATCGCCGCGGAACTCGACAATCCGCCGCTTACCCTAGGGCTGCTGATCCATTACATAGATGCCTTGAACTTCACGGGGGACCTCCAAAAGGCGGAGGACAAGGGCAGACAGCTCATCGCCCTGAGTAAGCAGTCCCCGTTGGGCGAGTTGCCGGCGGAAGCTTTCGCCCCCTTGAGCTATCTGAACCTACTCCAGGGCAATCTCGACCTGGCGCGCCGCTACTTGGATTTCGGCGGGGAAAAGATCGCGCGCAAGGGTTTAATGTACCTGCTACCGGTGCATATCATCTATGACACCCTCTGGTCGGCCTTGATCGGAGACCATGAACGAGCCAAGATCTGCGCCGCAAAATACGGTGCCATCCCCCCAGAAACCGTAACCCCATTCCTGCGGGCCACCAGCAAGGAGCTTTTGGCCATTAGTCACGCCCGCAGGTACGAGCCGCAGCTGGCCTGGGATATGGCAGACCAGGCCGTGACCGAGCTGGACACCGATCTTTGCATGGCGGTGCAGCATTTGGCCTCCAGCTTAATGGTCAAGGCGATGGTGGGCCGCGACCTGGGGCGCCGGACCTCGGAGCTGGAGCCATTTGCCCGCCGGGCCCACCAGCTGTATGCGGACCACGGAGCCATCCAATTGCTCCACGAGAGCGAGTTGTTCTTGGCCTTGCTGGCCCACGACCAGGGGCTGGGCTCCCCGGAGGTGAAAGGATGGTTGCTGCGAGCCGCCGACCGACGCCGCGGGAAAGGCTACGGCTATTTTATGCTGCTGCGGGCCCAGGAGGTAGCCGAGCTTATCGTTTTGTCTCTCGCGATGGGCGCAGTCTCCCAGGCCCGCGAATTGATGGCGATCATGGCGCAGAGGCAGGAGCCGGACTACCGCCGGGCGGCGGAAGAACTTCTGAAACACCCTGACCAACGAGTGGTCGATTTGGCCTTGGAATGCAAGCGCTCGGTCTGGAGAAACCGCGCTCCCCTGCTGGAGATCAATGTGCTGGGGGGGGATTCGGTAAAGGTGGGGGAACGCGTTCTGGGCAATGGCGCCTGGGGACGCAAACAGGCCAAGCTGCTGCTCATGGCCCTGGCGGTTCTGGGTCCTTGGGGGCTGCCCAAAGAGCGCCTCATGGAGGCCATCTGGCCGGACAGCGATCCCGAATCCGCCGAGCGCACCTTTCGCGTGACCCTGCACCGCTTGCGCAAAGCCCTGGAACCGGAACTGAACAACGACCTGGGTTCTTCCTATGTGCTATTGGAGGGGGGCCGAATATCTCTGAACCGCGAGTGTTGCCGCTTGGATGTGGAAAATTTCCGTGACCTGCTCCGGCAAGCCGCCCAGGCGCGGCGCGATGGAGACGAAGAAGGCCTTTTGGAACTGTTGGGGCGGGCGGCGGATAGTTACGCCGGCCCTTTGCTGGCCAACGAAGAATATTTGGAATGGTGCCGGGAGCCCCGGGAAAAACTTACCGACGAGTACGCCGACCTGTTACAGGAACTGATGCGGTTACAGGAGGAGGCTTGGCAGGTGGCCCAGGCCATGGAGACCGCCAAACGGCTCATCGCGGCGGCTCCTTGGCGCGAGGAATCCTATCAGCGATTGATGCTGATACAGCAGCGTAGCGGCCGCATCGGCGAGGCCTTGCAGACCTACCAGCAGTGCCGCCGATGGCTCAAGGAACACATGGACGCCGAGCCCGGGTGGGTGACGGAGTCCATCCGGCAGAGTATCACCGACCAGCGCGACTGA
- a CDS encoding helix-turn-helix transcriptional regulator codes for MAGFSNYPIPPALLTSPQASDYCGFSHRTFENWRLRGGGPPFCKLGGAVRYRLADLDRWIEDNLRESTSSDGEN; via the coding sequence ATGGCAGGCTTTTCCAATTATCCCATCCCACCCGCGTTGTTAACCTCCCCCCAAGCCTCCGATTACTGCGGCTTTTCGCACCGCACGTTTGAGAACTGGCGGCTCAGAGGCGGTGGCCCGCCTTTTTGTAAACTCGGCGGAGCTGTTCGGTATCGGCTGGCCGACCTCGACCGCTGGATCGAAGACAACCTCCGCGAGTCCACCTCCTCCGACGGCGAGAACTAG
- a CDS encoding AAA family ATPase: MKAAVDARVEEERANYGPPPNPFECKPCPGEWFREDPPPRKYLFDEVVPEGLVAGLGGSGGGGKTFIATQMAISAATGRTFGPFQPAGARPAMIVLLEDVESEARRRLHDIGKVWGLSPQHIEALETNLYVVSMVGRMRPLVELDAAGNPTLTETYYQLLEAVIKLGIRFLLVDPKSRTSRLDENRAEHAVAHSQMWEQMVAAVPGLVVLFTHHSPKGLSDQGRMSADTVFRGSSGLVDSIRWGAGLRVMTRADAEMYGVQNHRDYAELDLVKVNYAPQWPGPVYFERGPGGVLIPANLQRDRAVLTTEAFARALAEDGGEYSRRELSRSPGAGIRGNLKDWLPGWKASHLDRTIDTALRQGLVEEVQILAGPKSTPKLVLRPVTEPSA, translated from the coding sequence ATGAAGGCTGCGGTTGATGCCCGCGTCGAGGAGGAGCGGGCGAATTATGGGCCGCCGCCCAACCCGTTTGAGTGCAAGCCCTGTCCCGGCGAGTGGTTCCGTGAGGATCCACCACCCCGTAAGTACCTATTTGACGAGGTCGTGCCTGAGGGCTTGGTGGCTGGCCTTGGTGGTTCGGGGGGCGGGGGCAAGACCTTTATCGCTACGCAAATGGCGATATCCGCCGCGACGGGCAGAACCTTCGGCCCCTTTCAGCCGGCCGGCGCACGCCCTGCAATGATAGTGCTGCTTGAGGACGTGGAGTCGGAAGCGCGGCGCCGCCTACATGACATCGGTAAGGTGTGGGGTCTGAGCCCACAACACATAGAGGCGCTAGAAACGAACCTGTATGTTGTGTCCATGGTCGGCAGGATGCGCCCCCTAGTTGAGCTTGACGCTGCCGGCAACCCCACACTCACCGAGACCTACTATCAGCTTTTAGAGGCGGTCATCAAGTTGGGGATACGTTTTCTGCTCGTCGACCCCAAATCGCGAACATCACGGCTTGATGAAAACCGTGCAGAGCATGCAGTAGCCCACTCCCAGATGTGGGAGCAAATGGTTGCGGCTGTGCCGGGCTTGGTGGTGTTGTTTACGCACCACAGTCCTAAAGGGTTATCAGACCAAGGGCGCATGAGCGCCGACACAGTTTTTCGGGGGTCGTCAGGCCTTGTTGACTCAATCAGGTGGGGTGCCGGGCTGCGCGTGATGACTCGGGCTGACGCCGAAATGTACGGAGTACAAAACCATCGAGACTACGCCGAGCTAGACCTGGTCAAGGTCAACTATGCTCCGCAGTGGCCTGGCCCGGTCTACTTCGAACGTGGCCCCGGCGGGGTTTTGATTCCCGCAAACCTACAGCGAGACCGCGCGGTGCTAACCACAGAGGCGTTCGCCAGGGCCCTGGCCGAGGACGGCGGCGAGTACAGCCGGCGCGAGCTAAGCAGGTCGCCTGGGGCTGGTATCAGGGGCAATCTCAAGGACTGGTTGCCCGGCTGGAAAGCCTCCCACCTCGACCGGACGATTGATACCGCGTTGCGCCAGGGCCTTGTGGAAGAGGTCCAGATATTGGCCGGGCCGAAGTCCACACCCAAATTGGTATTACGGCCGGTGACGGAGCCCAGCGCATGA
- a CDS encoding primase-helicase zinc-binding domain-containing protein: MSLYPSNFNLVDTRQEKNMSSINLLFWLDNARKQTCQILYLSKIKSAKFIYLILHNFKPVNTRPPKGGGRKACRESPGRVFSHAPLGAMPPYRRDPMTTLPDLYRADGYVAKRVSSTGGGEHAGPCPHCGGRDRFHLWPETGRWWCRQCNKSGDLPGYLMEFHGMAYPAAMERLGLDLPKRPLRAVAKSQPTPWAPKAATQPLSLWADEAEDLVTRAHAQLLGDAKAISYLRGRGLTLESIKAFRLGLLLKNSYRERSAWGLPEVLHEDGPRKGKPKLLWIPAGIVIPTFGQDNEVVGIKIRRWDGEPRYYRLPGSANRCLVAGSGPVVVVVESELDALLLAQVAGDIVTAVALGSAQARPDAETHDRLMAAATILQALDYDEAGAKAAWGWCRDIYQQAVRWPVPEGKDPTEALQADVDLRLWVKAGIDSAAPKKVSLAPQPQGSVDERSHGDAGEAGDNQEQTAAPESNTIAFAWGHHEKPKIDNLVLCRTCETFKHGSGDTRNAFGLCRGSPWDGHPGQWPGAEHPCPNFKLTGDFNDNTERQLAS, from the coding sequence ATGAGTTTATACCCGTCAAATTTTAACCTGGTGGATACCCGGCAAGAAAAAAACATGTCGAGTATTAACCTGCTGTTTTGGCTCGATAATGCCCGCAAACAAACCTGTCAAATTTTATACCTGTCGAAAATCAAATCTGCCAAGTTTATCTACCTGATTTTACATAACTTTAAACCTGTCAATACCCGCCCCCCTAAAGGGGGGGGGAGAAAAGCCTGCCGGGAATCGCCGGGCAGGGTTTTCTCCCATGCCCCCCTTGGGGCCATGCCGCCTTATCGGAGGGACCCAATGACCACCCTACCTGACCTGTACCGAGCCGATGGCTACGTGGCCAAGCGGGTGTCCAGCACCGGCGGCGGTGAGCATGCCGGGCCCTGCCCGCACTGCGGTGGCCGGGACCGCTTCCACCTGTGGCCGGAGACTGGGCGCTGGTGGTGCAGGCAGTGCAACAAGTCGGGGGACCTCCCTGGCTACCTGATGGAGTTTCACGGCATGGCCTATCCTGCGGCCATGGAACGCCTTGGACTTGACCTGCCCAAGCGGCCCCTACGGGCCGTGGCCAAGTCCCAGCCCACGCCCTGGGCCCCGAAGGCCGCCACGCAGCCCCTGTCCCTCTGGGCTGATGAAGCTGAGGACCTAGTCACGCGGGCCCACGCCCAACTCTTGGGCGATGCCAAGGCAATTTCGTATCTGAGGGGCCGTGGTTTGACCCTGGAGAGCATAAAAGCCTTCCGCCTGGGTCTGCTCCTCAAGAATTCGTACCGTGAACGTAGCGCCTGGGGTTTGCCTGAGGTGCTCCATGAAGACGGGCCGCGCAAAGGCAAGCCCAAGCTGTTGTGGATTCCGGCCGGTATCGTGATCCCCACCTTCGGTCAGGACAACGAGGTGGTGGGCATCAAGATTCGGCGTTGGGATGGCGAACCCCGTTATTACCGTCTGCCGGGATCGGCTAACCGCTGTCTGGTGGCGGGCTCCGGCCCCGTGGTGGTTGTGGTTGAGAGCGAGCTTGATGCTCTGCTGTTGGCCCAGGTGGCCGGTGATATTGTGACCGCCGTGGCCCTGGGGAGCGCTCAAGCGCGGCCGGATGCCGAAACCCACGACCGGCTCATGGCGGCGGCCACGATCCTCCAAGCCCTCGACTATGACGAGGCCGGGGCCAAGGCAGCCTGGGGCTGGTGTCGCGACATCTACCAGCAAGCCGTGCGCTGGCCGGTGCCCGAGGGCAAGGACCCAACAGAGGCCCTCCAGGCTGACGTTGACCTTCGCTTGTGGGTCAAGGCGGGCATCGACAGTGCGGCCCCCAAGAAGGTTTCCCTCGCCCCGCAGCCGCAGGGCTCTGTCGATGAACGATCCCACGGCGATGCGGGTGAGGCTGGAGACAACCAGGAGCAGACCGCGGCTCCTGAATCTAACACCATCGCGTTTGCATGGGGCCACCACGAAAAGCCAAAGATAGACAACCTGGTGTTGTGCCGAACCTGCGAGACCTTTAAGCACGGATCAGGTGATACCCGCAACGCTTTTGGCCTTTGCCGGGGCTCGCCCTGGGATGGCCATCCGGGCCAGTGGCCGGGGGCCGAGCACCCTTGTCCAAACTTCAAACTCACAGGAGATTTTAATGACAACACCGAAAGACAACTTGCGAGTTAA
- a CDS encoding DUF5681 domain-containing protein gives MGKPANAGGMQGRDKTGRFKPGRSGNPKGKKPGTRHKATMAAQELLDGESEALTRRAVDLALGGDVAALRLCLERLIPPRRDSPVNLGLPPIENACGASKALSALLAAVSNGELSPGEAKPIADLIEALRRTLEVEDLEARLEALEKRLGPEIVQ, from the coding sequence ATGGGAAAGCCTGCAAATGCAGGGGGAATGCAGGGCCGTGACAAGACCGGAAGGTTTAAACCAGGTCGTTCCGGCAACCCCAAAGGGAAAAAGCCCGGCACCCGCCACAAGGCCACCATGGCGGCCCAGGAGCTTTTGGACGGCGAAAGCGAGGCCTTGACCCGCCGAGCGGTGGATCTCGCTCTGGGGGGCGACGTGGCGGCCCTGCGCCTTTGCCTGGAGCGGCTGATCCCGCCGCGCAGGGACAGCCCGGTCAACCTTGGATTGCCCCCCATTGAGAATGCCTGTGGCGCCTCTAAGGCTTTGTCGGCATTGCTGGCAGCGGTGAGTAATGGCGAGTTGTCACCAGGCGAAGCGAAACCTATTGCCGACCTGATTGAGGCGCTTAGGCGGACCTTGGAAGTTGAGGACTTGGAAGCGCGCCTTGAGGCGCTCGAAAAACGACTTGGGCCGGAGATCGTGCAATGA